The genomic interval GCTTTACCTGCTTCGATCGGTTTTGACAGTTGCTGTCCGATAGATGTCCATACAGCATGTCCGGCGGAAGTATTGTTTTCAGATGCAGCCAGTAATGCGGCATATGTTTTTCCATCTGACGGGGCTATCTCATTTGTACTGCCAAGTGGTAAAGTGTATGCTATCAGATTGACCGATCGCTGGTACCATGGAGCAGGAATTCCATTCATTGTCGGTGTTCCTTCAAAAGATGGATTTTCAAGGTAGATAGGTATCGTTTGTGACCTGGCTGTAAAAGGAAGCATGATCAATAAGGATACGGTGATGGTTTTCAGTATGTTGAATAGTACACTGAAGGTCTTCATAGATTATATTACGGGTATAGGTAATACAAAGCTACGTAAATACCATGAGAATACAGCCTGATCAGGGTATAAATCGGGGTTTTTCAGCAATAAAAAATCCTGTTTTTTTTATGGGTTCTTTTCCCACACTGTGACAAAACTTCCAGTCAGTTGATAAGGAAGGACTTCCGCAATTGCGCCATCCCACTTCTGCAGAATTTTGATCTTTTTGGTGAAGAAAGAAAATGGAAAAACATCGTCAATAAAGTTGGTTTTTCCGAAACTGATGATCTTAAACCGTGTTTTTCTGGCTAAGTTCTCGAGAGAATGTTTGCTGAAGAACTGTACATGCGTCAGATCATCCGCATCTGATTGAACAGTAGTGCCTTTATAGCCAAGCATGGACTTTACTTTCAGTATACAGCGCCATACCCAGTTATCTTTCTTTTGTAAGGCAATAACAGGCTTGGTGATCAGTACTTCCCTGGGGCCCATGCCATTAGGTACGGTAACGATCAACACACCATCATCAGCAAGCGACTGATACAATACATTCAGCAGTTTTTCCGGTTGATTCAGATGCTCCAGCACCTCACTGCAGATGATAGCATGATATTTTCTGCCATCAGCTACCAGTTCTTCTGCACTGATCACATCAAAGCTGACATTAGGAAAATCAGTGAGCGCCCTTGCCTTTTCAATTGCTTTCGAACTGACATCAATGCCATACACGTTAAATCCTTCACTGCCAAGATGCCGGGCAATAATACCGTTGCCACAACCCACGTCAAGTACAACGGAGCCGGTAGGGAGATGTTGCTTCAGACTGTCGATGATAAATTGTAAACGCTTGATATCAGCGATCCTGTTGTATTCCATCTGCATAGTACTTAATGATTATATTATTTGTTCGCATTTGGGGGGAAGTGTGTTGAGGCATAATTTGTTACTATCGAATTTCGTATGAGGATTGTAAACTACCACCTCATTTACGGAAATACTGACCCTCATTTGCGGACAAAATAAGCTATGCATTATGCAACGGATGAGCTACATCGATAACAGGATCGCTACGAAATGACAGATAGCGGCAGCAAGTACAAAGGAATGCCATACAGCATGTGTGAACGTGCGCCTGTCCCTGATGTAAAAGAACACGCCGGCAGTATATAAGGCGCCTCCTATGCAAAGCAGTATCAGTACAGATAAAGGAAGTTCTGTAAAGAACCTGCGGCCGCCGGCTACAAGTATCCAGCCCATCAGTAAATAAATGATGGTGGAAATGATATCATATTTTCCCGTGAACCATGTCTTGAAGAAAATGCCTGCCAGTGTAAGTCCCCACAACACCGACAGCAAGGTGATGCCAAAGGCATTGTTCATATATACGAGCAGAAAAGGCGTGTATGTTCCT from Chitinophaga filiformis carries:
- a CDS encoding class I SAM-dependent methyltransferase, with protein sequence MQMEYNRIADIKRLQFIIDSLKQHLPTGSVVLDVGCGNGIIARHLGSEGFNVYGIDVSSKAIEKARALTDFPNVSFDVISAEELVADGRKYHAIICSEVLEHLNQPEKLLNVLYQSLADDGVLIVTVPNGMGPREVLITKPVIALQKKDNWVWRCILKVKSMLGYKGTTVQSDADDLTHVQFFSKHSLENLARKTRFKIISFGKTNFIDDVFPFSFFTKKIKILQKWDGAIAEVLPYQLTGSFVTVWEKNP
- the trhA gene encoding PAQR family membrane homeostasis protein TrhA codes for the protein MAQEVLQTKYNRRQEIVNGIIHGAGILFGISALPMLTGIAATHNNTAGIVGAAIYSFCFLLLFTCSTVYHLSLEPAIKRLFLILDHISIYFLIAGTYTPFLLVYMNNAFGITLLSVLWGLTLAGIFFKTWFTGKYDIISTIIYLLMGWILVAGGRRFFTELPLSVLILLCIGGALYTAGVFFYIRDRRTFTHAVWHSFVLAAAICHFVAILLSM